The proteins below come from a single bacterium genomic window:
- a CDS encoding NADP-dependent isocitrate dehydrogenase (Converts isocitrate to alpha ketoglutarate): MFVPDNPVIPFIEGDGIGPDIWRATKNVLDAAVDKAYGGEKRIEWFKIYAGLSALKEYGNDNILPEDTLQAIRDYKVAIKGPLTTPVGKFDYVCLECSKEQDGVDGKRPEKCIKCGSTFVTPRFRSLNVQLRRKLDLYACVRPVRWYQGVPCPVKEPEKLDVIIFRENTEDVYAGIEFQKGSDDAARLLAFLKDTLGQNIRNDSGIGIKPISVTCTKRLVRKAIDYAIENKKPNVTLVHKGNIMKFTEGAFRDWGYELAKSEYRDQIITEQELWDNYNGKMPDDKILIKDRIADQIFQQVLLRPEEYSVLATPNLNGDYLSDACAAQVGGLGLAPGANIGDELALFEATHGTAPKYTGKDMVNPGSLILSGVMMLQYLGWSEAADLIEAALEKTISNKTVTYDLERQMKGAVKLKTSEFGMKIVENM, translated from the coding sequence ATATTTGTTCCTGATAATCCTGTAATTCCCTTTATTGAGGGTGACGGAATAGGGCCGGATATATGGAGGGCAACAAAAAATGTACTTGATGCTGCAGTTGACAAAGCGTACGGAGGAGAGAAACGCATTGAGTGGTTTAAGATTTATGCAGGACTGTCTGCTTTAAAAGAGTACGGAAATGACAACATTCTGCCTGAAGATACTTTGCAGGCTATAAGAGATTATAAAGTTGCTATTAAAGGTCCTTTGACAACACCTGTAGGAAAATTTGATTATGTCTGTCTGGAATGTTCAAAAGAACAGGATGGCGTTGATGGTAAGCGTCCGGAAAAATGTATAAAGTGCGGTTCTACATTTGTAACCCCGCGATTTAGATCATTGAATGTGCAATTGCGCCGAAAACTTGACCTTTACGCCTGTGTCCGTCCGGTAAGATGGTATCAGGGTGTTCCCTGCCCTGTAAAGGAGCCTGAAAAATTAGATGTTATTATATTCAGGGAGAATACCGAAGATGTCTATGCAGGAATTGAGTTTCAAAAGGGTTCTGATGATGCAGCCAGGCTTCTTGCATTTTTGAAAGATACACTGGGCCAGAATATTCGTAATGACAGCGGTATAGGGATTAAGCCTATATCTGTAACATGCACAAAGCGATTGGTAAGGAAAGCAATAGACTATGCTATCGAAAATAAGAAACCCAATGTTACGCTTGTTCACAAAGGCAATATAATGAAATTTACCGAAGGGGCATTTCGTGATTGGGGATATGAGCTTGCAAAAAGTGAGTATAGAGACCAAATCATAACTGAGCAGGAATTGTGGGACAATTATAACGGGAAAATGCCGGATGATAAAATTTTAATCAAGGATAGAATAGCAGATCAGATTTTTCAGCAGGTTCTGCTGCGCCCGGAAGAGTATAGTGTCCTTGCCACGCCTAATCTGAACGGAGACTATCTTTCGGATGCTTGTGCTGCACAGGTAGGCGGACTCGGACTCGCCCCCGGTGCAAACATTGGTGATGAACTTGCTCTTTTTGAAGCAACTCACGGCACAGCACCTAAATATACGGGGAAGGATATGGTAAATCCCGGCTCCTTAATCCTTTCCGGTGTAATGATGCTGCAATATCTTGGGTGGAGTGAGGCGGCTGACTTAATAGAGGCTGCTTTGGAGAAGACTATTTCCAATAAAACAGTTACTTATGATTTGGAACGCCAGATGAAAGGGGCTGTAAAACTTAAAACTTCCGAGTTTGGTATGAAAATAGTTGAAAACATGTAG
- a CDS encoding tetratricopeptide repeat protein, whose product MSSNTEYFSQAEQYVCEGKLSKAIEIYENILKDDPENILALMKIGNFYYMLGQVQKAIEKYLKIIELKPGYSFAMYRLGIAYYRSAHFKLAIETFDKINKEETELYMSYNWMGLCYYHMGREDKSIECYKKFIEHAPEPTVVNYHLAIASKARGKYNEAIESLSLLINDRPEHVSAFFHLGICYMRIYDINKALDMFKRVLKLNPEHKAAAEYYDKISDVPPV is encoded by the coding sequence ATGAGTTCAAATACAGAATATTTTTCCCAGGCTGAGCAATATGTATGTGAAGGCAAGCTGAGCAAGGCAATTGAAATCTATGAAAATATACTTAAAGACGATCCAGAGAATATATTAGCTTTAATGAAAATAGGGAATTTTTATTATATGCTGGGCCAGGTTCAGAAAGCGATTGAAAAATATCTAAAAATTATAGAGTTAAAGCCTGGTTATAGTTTTGCCATGTACCGGCTTGGTATTGCTTATTACAGATCTGCTCATTTTAAACTTGCCATAGAGACTTTTGATAAGATTAATAAAGAAGAGACAGAATTATATATGTCTTATAATTGGATGGGCTTATGCTATTATCACATGGGAAGAGAAGACAAGAGTATTGAATGTTATAAAAAATTTATTGAGCATGCTCCGGAACCTACTGTTGTGAATTATCATTTGGCAATTGCAAGCAAGGCAAGAGGAAAATATAATGAGGCGATTGAGAGTCTTTCGCTTCTAATTAATGACCGCCCTGAGCATGTATCAGCCTTTTTTCATTTGGGCATCTGCTATATGCGTATATATGATATTAATAAAGCGCTGGATATGTTTAAAAGAGTGCTGAAGCTGAATCCTGAACATAAGGCAGCTGCAGAATATTATGACAAGATTTCAGATGTTCCGCCGGTTTGA
- a CDS encoding AMP-binding protein, with the protein MTQLKNKTLRALLEQSIEHYSANPALSFAGREPITYKSLGLQVQSLSDLLHSRGIVKGDRVAILSENMPNWAIAYFAVLYLGAVAVPILPDFHAAEILHILRHSGAKGLFVSNKLLDKLNEMEIPDISTTIIIDNFSITAPESRMDKLKDIIREGGREYAKFIDRASKAAGIIQSEVKEKDLATIIYTSGTTGHSKGVMLTHLNLVSNAISSGNVQPVDGTDRFLSILPLSHTYENTIGLILPLMNGACIYYLDKPPVARVLLPAMQQVKPTFMLSVPLILEKIYKSKIAPKLNRPGIIGRLINYPGVRKPLSKLMGRKLMASFGGNIKFFGIGGAPLAPEVEFFLREAKFPYAIGYGLTETSPLIAGCGPSITKFRSTGPAILNVKIKIDNPDPNTGEGEIVVKGPNVMKGYYRDPERTKEVFTKDGWFKTGDLGVLDSDGYLFIKGRLKNMILGPSGENIYPEEIEAHLNETEYVLESLVFKQDEKIMARVHLDYNAIDKTMMKEKLSESQMHEMINDLLESIRKTINKRVSGYSRIHKIIEQPEPFEKTPTKKIKRYLYISS; encoded by the coding sequence ATGACACAACTGAAAAATAAAACACTCCGCGCCCTGCTCGAACAAAGTATTGAGCACTACTCAGCTAACCCTGCTCTTTCATTTGCAGGACGAGAGCCCATCACATACAAATCCCTCGGGCTGCAGGTTCAATCTCTCTCCGACTTGCTTCATTCCCGGGGAATAGTTAAAGGCGACAGAGTGGCTATTTTAAGTGAAAATATGCCGAACTGGGCAATAGCGTATTTTGCCGTATTATACCTCGGAGCTGTCGCAGTGCCGATTTTACCTGATTTTCATGCTGCTGAAATTCTACACATACTCAGGCACTCCGGAGCAAAAGGGCTGTTTGTATCAAACAAACTCCTTGACAAATTAAATGAAATGGAAATTCCTGATATTTCAACAACCATTATTATTGATAATTTCTCTATTACCGCCCCTGAATCGCGGATGGATAAGTTAAAAGATATCATTCGTGAAGGCGGCAGGGAATATGCAAAATTTATAGACCGGGCAAGTAAAGCAGCAGGCATCATACAGAGTGAGGTTAAAGAAAAAGACCTCGCAACAATTATTTATACATCCGGCACAACCGGGCATTCAAAAGGCGTAATGCTTACACATCTTAATCTTGTTTCAAATGCCATTTCTTCGGGAAATGTACAACCTGTTGATGGAACAGACCGCTTTCTTTCAATTCTGCCTTTGTCGCATACATACGAAAATACAATTGGTTTGATATTACCCCTGATGAACGGCGCCTGTATATACTATCTTGATAAACCTCCTGTTGCACGAGTGCTTCTCCCCGCTATGCAGCAGGTAAAACCCACATTCATGTTAAGTGTTCCTCTGATTCTGGAAAAAATCTATAAAAGCAAAATTGCACCAAAATTAAACCGTCCCGGTATTATCGGCAGGCTTATAAATTATCCTGGTGTACGAAAACCACTGTCTAAATTAATGGGCAGAAAACTTATGGCAAGTTTTGGGGGAAACATTAAATTTTTCGGTATAGGAGGCGCTCCGTTAGCCCCGGAAGTCGAATTTTTTCTCCGTGAAGCAAAATTCCCCTATGCAATTGGTTACGGGCTGACAGAAACCTCTCCTCTTATTGCCGGCTGTGGGCCATCTATTACAAAATTCCGATCAACCGGGCCTGCGATCCTAAACGTAAAAATCAAAATAGATAATCCGGATCCCAACACCGGTGAAGGAGAAATTGTTGTTAAAGGGCCCAATGTTATGAAGGGCTACTATCGAGATCCAGAACGTACAAAAGAGGTATTCACAAAAGACGGCTGGTTCAAAACCGGAGACCTCGGTGTTCTTGATTCAGACGGATACCTGTTTATAAAAGGCCGGCTGAAAAATATGATCCTGGGGCCAAGCGGAGAAAACATTTATCCGGAAGAAATAGAAGCACATCTTAATGAAACCGAATATGTACTTGAATCCCTGGTTTTCAAGCAGGATGAAAAAATCATGGCACGTGTTCACCTTGATTATAATGCTATTGACAAAACAATGATGAAAGAGAAACTTTCAGAATCGCAGATGCATGAAATGATAAATGACCTGCTGGAATCTATCCGAAAAACAATAAATAAACGCGTTTCTGGATATTCACGAATCCATAAAATAATTGAACAGCCGGAACCTTTTGAAAAAACACCTACAAAAAAAATTAAACGCTATTTATATATCAGCAGCTGA
- a CDS encoding DUF2891 family protein, with protein sequence MFSPAVVGDIRDPKLVHLDGLNLSCALPQPCLQMILVRQVLTDAADALKNVASGDYAGEHWLAFFAVYMLTAQSD encoded by the coding sequence CTGTTCAGTCCTGCTGTTGTGGGAGATATAAGGGATCCTAAATTAGTGCATCTTGACGGATTGAACCTCAGCTGTGCATTGCCTCAGCCTTGCCTGCAGATGATCCTTGTGCGTCAGGTTCTGACAGATGCAGCAGATGCACTTAAGAATGTTGCAAGCGGTGATTATGCAGGGGAGCACTGGCTTGCTTTCTTTGCAGTTTATATGCTTACTGCGCAGTCTGATTAA
- the xth gene encoding exodeoxyribonuclease III, translating to MKRIFSWNVNGIRAWANKGLIEWLKESSPDIIAIQETKAHPDQLSDELLNIEGYTSYFSSAVRKGYSGTAVYTKEKPVKVESLGNADFDNEGRTVIAHYPEFTLINSYFPNSQAEGARLEYKLAYCDFVLNKCGAFVDEGRNVVICGDFNIAHTEIDLKNPKANEKNPGYLPEERQWMSKFLDSGYVDVFRNLHPGEPGHYTWWSYRFNARAKDIGWRIDYFCVDKAFSNAVKTSEIHKDVMGSDHCPLSITLDV from the coding sequence ATGAAGCGGATATTTTCCTGGAATGTAAACGGCATTCGAGCATGGGCTAATAAGGGGCTTATTGAATGGCTGAAAGAATCATCACCTGATATTATTGCGATTCAGGAGACAAAGGCGCATCCGGATCAATTGTCTGATGAACTTCTGAATATTGAGGGATATACCAGTTATTTTTCTTCTGCAGTACGAAAAGGATACAGCGGCACTGCAGTTTATACTAAAGAAAAACCGGTAAAAGTTGAGTCTCTGGGAAATGCTGATTTTGATAATGAGGGACGCACTGTTATTGCACATTATCCTGAGTTTACATTGATAAATTCCTATTTCCCTAATAGCCAGGCAGAAGGCGCACGGCTTGAATATAAGCTTGCCTATTGTGATTTTGTTCTGAATAAGTGCGGAGCTTTTGTTGATGAGGGCAGGAATGTCGTAATATGCGGTGATTTTAATATTGCTCATACTGAGATAGATCTTAAAAACCCAAAGGCAAACGAAAAGAATCCAGGGTATCTTCCTGAAGAGAGGCAGTGGATGAGTAAATTTCTTGATTCAGGATATGTGGATGTTTTCAGAAACCTCCATCCGGGAGAGCCGGGGCACTACACATGGTGGTCCTACAGATTCAATGCACGTGCAAAAGACATAGGGTGGAGGATTGATTATTTTTGTGTGGATAAAGCTTTTTCGAACGCTGTAAAAACTTCAGAAATACATAAGGATGTTATGGGATCCGATCACTGCCCGCTGAGCATTACATTGGACGTATGA
- a CDS encoding nuclear transport factor 2 family protein, which produces MKNFILMFAILLTVASCQNKQNTMTQKDVEQAILAQEHKALDRWAAGDPLGFSQNFADDVTYFDDIAAQTRLDGIEEVQNYLKSLEGKIPSHTYKIVDPKVQVYGDIAIATLHYNTSIDGKPGPPWKATEVYRLTDGQWHVVHAHWSLVKEQ; this is translated from the coding sequence ATGAAAAACTTCATTCTGATGTTCGCCATTTTATTAACTGTTGCATCGTGTCAGAATAAACAGAACACTATGACACAGAAGGATGTCGAACAGGCCATTCTTGCCCAGGAGCACAAAGCACTGGATCGTTGGGCTGCAGGAGACCCTCTCGGTTTTTCTCAAAATTTCGCAGATGATGTCACGTACTTTGACGATATTGCTGCACAAACGAGGCTCGATGGAATCGAAGAAGTGCAGAACTATCTCAAATCTCTTGAAGGGAAAATTCCTTCCCATACTTACAAAATAGTAGATCCCAAGGTTCAGGTCTACGGTGATATTGCGATTGCTACCCTGCACTACAATACCAGTATTGACGGTAAGCCGGGCCCCCCGTGGAAGGCAACAGAAGTGTACAGGTTAACAGACGGCCAGTGGCACGTCGTACACGCTCATTGGTCTCTGGTGAAAGAGCAGTGA
- a CDS encoding helix-turn-helix transcriptional regulator — protein sequence MKLYIKYMVSLRCKMMVEEELKKLGIRYVIVELGMVNILEDITQDQRDQLKKNLLKSGLELLDDKKSILIEKIKNVIVEMIHYSDELPKVNYSDYISEKLGYDYTYLANTFSEVSGITIQQFIINHKIEKVKELLLYNELNLTEISYKLHYSSVAHLSNQFKKVTGLSPSFYKQLKQKRKKNLENM from the coding sequence ATGAAACTATATATCAAATACATGGTCAGCTTGCGATGCAAAATGATGGTAGAAGAAGAGCTGAAAAAGCTTGGAATACGCTATGTCATTGTTGAGCTGGGCATGGTCAATATATTAGAAGATATAACACAGGACCAGCGTGACCAGTTGAAAAAAAACCTTCTGAAGTCAGGGCTTGAGCTGCTGGATGATAAAAAGAGCATACTGATTGAAAAGATTAAAAATGTGATTGTTGAAATGATTCATTATTCTGATGAGTTACCCAAGGTAAATTATTCAGATTATATAAGTGAAAAATTAGGTTATGATTATACCTATCTGGCTAACACCTTTTCGGAAGTCAGCGGTATCACGATTCAACAATTCATCATCAACCATAAAATTGAAAAAGTTAAAGAATTATTATTGTATAACGAATTAAATCTAACAGAGATTTCCTATAAACTACATTACAGCAGTGTCGCCCACTTGTCAAACCAATTTAAAAAAGTCACCGGTTTATCTCCCTCTTTTTACAAACAATTAAAGCAAAAACGCAAGAAAAACCTGGAAAACATGTGA